Within Agarivorans litoreus, the genomic segment CATGATCACTGGTGCAGCACAAATGGACGGCGCTATCCTAGTAGTAGCGTCTACAGATGGCCCAATGCCACAAACCCGTGAGCACATCCTACTTTCTCGTCAGGTTGGTGTACCTTACATCATCGTATTCATGAACAAATGTGACATGGTAGACGACGAAGAGCTTCTAGAATTAGTAGAAATGGAAGTACGTGAACTTCTATCAGAATACGAATTCCCAGGTGATGACATTCCAGTAATCCAAGGTTCAGCGCTTAAAGCCCTAGAAGGCGAAGAGCAATGGGAAGCAAAAATCATTGAGCTTGCAGAAGCACTAGATTCTTACATTCCAGAGCCAGAGCGTGACATCGACAAGCCATTCCTACTACCAATTGAAGATGTATTCTCAATTTCAGGTCGTGGTACGGTAGTAACAGGTCGTGTAGAGCGCGGTATCATCAAAGTTTCAGAAGAGATTGAAATTGTTGGTATCAAAGAAACTACAAAAACAACCTGTACAGGTGTTGAAATGTTCCGCAAGCTTCTAGACGAAGGTCGTGCAGGTGAGAACTGTGGTATCTTGTTACGTGGTACTAAGCGTGATGACGTACAGCGTGGTCAAGTATTGGCAGCTCCTGGTTCAATTACTCCACACACCAAGTTTGAAGCAGAAGTATACGTACTAAGCAAAGACGAAGGTGGCCGTCACACGCCATTCTTCAAAGGCTACCGTCCACAGTTCTACTTCCGTACAACTGACGTAACTGGTGCAGTAGAGTTACCAGAAGGCGTAGAAATGGTAATGCCAGGCGACAACTTGAAATTTGTTGTAGAGCTAATTTGCCCAATCGCGATGGACGAAGGTTTACGCTTCGCAATCCGTGAAGGTGGCCGTACAGTAGGTGCGGGTGTTGTAGCTAAAATCTTCGAATAAGAAGACTAGCACAGCAAGAAAAAGGTCGCTTAGGCGGCCTTTTTTGTTTTTAGTGAAAGTCAGAGGGATATTGACTAACTTCGGTGGAACTAATAAAACAGCCCGCAGTTAAATAATGCTGTGAATAGTGATGAGAAAAGTAGTCAGTTAAGTTTGCTTATAAAGGATATCAATTATAACAGTCGAGCTAACTTCCTGATCTAATAGTGACGTTAATCACTTTGCTATTAGATATGTACTCTTCAGAAAATTTCAAATGCTCGCTCAGCAAACCTAAATCGCCTGATTGAAAGAGACGCACATGGCTCTCTGTCACTTAAGGTTGTTACAAATAGCACCTAGATAGCTTATGTCAGAGGCCGCGTGAA encodes:
- the tuf gene encoding elongation factor Tu; its protein translation is MSKEKFERSKPHVNVGTIGHVDHGKTTLTAAITNVLAKVYGGEAKDFAAIDNAPEERERGITISTSHVEYDTPTRHYAHVDCPGHADYVKNMITGAAQMDGAILVVASTDGPMPQTREHILLSRQVGVPYIIVFMNKCDMVDDEELLELVEMEVRELLSEYEFPGDDIPVIQGSALKALEGEEQWEAKIIELAEALDSYIPEPERDIDKPFLLPIEDVFSISGRGTVVTGRVERGIIKVSEEIEIVGIKETTKTTCTGVEMFRKLLDEGRAGENCGILLRGTKRDDVQRGQVLAAPGSITPHTKFEAEVYVLSKDEGGRHTPFFKGYRPQFYFRTTDVTGAVELPEGVEMVMPGDNLKFVVELICPIAMDEGLRFAIREGGRTVGAGVVAKIFE